One Gallus gallus isolate bGalGal1 chromosome 11, bGalGal1.mat.broiler.GRCg7b, whole genome shotgun sequence DNA window includes the following coding sequences:
- the PARD6A gene encoding partitioning defective 6 homolog alpha isoform X3 yields MKRSSAGTFQDFYRLLQSVHQIPCVDVLLGYTDVHGDLLPINNDDNYHKALSSANPLLRVIIQKKAESDAGVFASNSLQRKKKGLLRPAHYRAKPHLLIGMPQDFRQISSIIDVDILPETHRRVRLHKHGSDKPLGFYIRDGVSVRVAPQGVEKVPGIFISRLVKGGLAESTGLLAVSDEILEVNGIDVAGKSLDQVTDMMVANSHNLIITVKPANQRNNVIRSSKASGSSGVSTDSTPSQQTPSPASQYLSNYSTAESDEEGDLVIESDGAPHYGPAGCPNGGPADGPLPPSLSPHSSQGSLQSLGSHDGSPGRGSVREDGTLLTL; encoded by the exons ATGAAGCGCTCCAGCGCCGGCACCTTCCAGGACTTTTACCGCCTGCTGCAGAGCGTGCATCAGATCCCCTGCGTGGATGTGCTGCTGGGCTACACCGACGTGCACGGCGACCTGCTGCCCATCAACAACGACGACAACTACCACAAGGCCCTGTCCTCCGCCAACCCCCTGCTCAGGGTCATCATCCAGAAAAAGG CAGAGTCGGACGCCGGCGTCTTCGCCTCCAACTCattgcagaggaagaagaaggggCTGCTGCGCCCCGCGCACTACAGGGCCAAACCTCACCTCCTCATCGGCATGCCCCAGGACTTCCGCCAGATCTCCTCCATCATCGACGTGGACATCCTGCCCGAGACGCACCGCCGCGTGCGGCTCCACAAGCACGGCTCCGACAAGCCGCTGGGCTTCTACATCCGCGACGGCGTCAGCGTGCGCGTGGCCCCGCAGGGCGTCGAGAAGGTGCCGGGCATCTTCATCTCCCGCCTGGTGAAGGGCGGCCTGGCGGAGAGCACGGGGCTGCTGGCCGTGAGCGACGAGATCCTGGAGGTCAACGGCATCGACGTGGCTGGCAAGTCTCTGGACCAGGTGACGGACATGATGGTGGCCAACAGCCACAACCTCATCATCACCGTCAAGCCGGCCAACCAGCGCAACAACGTCATCCGCAGCAGCAAAGCCTCGGGCAGCTCAGGGGTGTCCACGGACAGCACCCCGAGCCAGCAGACCCCCAGCCCGGCCTCACAGTACCTCAGCAACTACAGCACAGCCGAGAGCGACGAGGAGGGCGACCTGGTCATCGAGAGCGACGGCGCGCCCCATTACGGCCCTGCGGGCTGCCCCAACGGGGGCCCTGCTGACGGACCCCTCCCGCCCAGCCTGTCCCCGCACAGCTCGCAGGGCTCTCTGcagtccctgggcagccacGACGGCAGCCCCGGCCGGGGCAGCGTGCGGGAGGACGGCACCCTGCTCACCCTATAG
- the HERPUD1 gene encoding homocysteine-responsive endoplasmic reticulum-resident ubiquitin-like domain member 1 protein: protein MAEDLSLSLLVRSPARRHPDLRLRAAPAWSVRRLKAELRRRAPGAPAEEDQKLIYCGKLLLDHQLLREFLPGEELHALHLVYNMRTPTDVPESSTEVKAAQPKHVTEASQEPAAASSGGGRLRCSPGGQAAAEADARPETPRHPFQAVPPGFSVYTTYSMLQMSWLQQIYARQYYMQYLASTAASADPSSTRRSSEIPVTPPAPLPDPFPAQNQPGDQNAAPQANVANQNLRMNAQGGPLMGEEEEGGNRDWLDWLYSATLFYVFVNIVYFYSSVSRFLLVMGGTVLMYLHHVGWFPFRQRRAQPFPDNVPPQAAVNQDQNNNLQQGGNAGRAEEPEALPDVGQVLPELPQVNPSLMSTAWLFFKTFFASLLPEGPRLTRN from the exons ATGGCGGAGGATCTGAGTCTGTCGCTGTTGGTGCGCAGCCCCGCGCGGCGTCACCCCGACCTGCGGCTCCGCGCCGCGCCCGCCTGGAGCGTGCGGCGCCTGAAGGCCGAGCTGCGCCGCCGTGCCCCCGGGGCGCCG GCCGAGGAGGACCAGAAGTTGATTTACTGcgggaagctgctgctggaccATCAGCTCCTGCGCGAGTTCCTGCCCGGG gaggagctgcacgCTCTGCACCTGGTCTACAACATGAGGACTCCCACAGATGTGCCCGAGAGCAGCACGGAG GTTAAAGCTGCTCAGCCGAAGCATGTGACAGAAGCTAGTCAAGaaccagctgctgcttcctccgGTGGTGGAAGGCTGAGGTGCTCTCCTGGTggtcaggcagcagcagaagctgatgCCAG GCCTGAAACACCTCGGCATCCTTTCCAAGCTGTGCCTCCAGGGTTTTCTGTGTACACAACCTACAGCATGCTTCAGATGTCCTGGCTTCAACAGATCTATGCAAGGCAATACTACATGCAATA CTTGGCTTCTACTGCTGCATCTGCTGACCCATCCTCCACACGGCGTTCTTCAGAGATCCCGGTgacacccccagctcctctccCAGACCCATTTCCTGCACAAAACCAACCTGGGGACCAAAATGCTGCTCCGCAAGCTAACGTGGCCAACCAGAACTTAAGGATGAATGCCCAGGGGGGTCCTCTCatgggggaagaggaggagggtggcAATCGAGACTGGCTGGACTGGCTCTACTCTGCAACGCTGTTCTATGTTTTTGTCAACATCGTCTATTTCTACTCCAGTGTCAGCAGATTCCTCCTGGTTATGGGTGGCACTGTTCTGATGTATCT GCACCATGTTGGATGGTTCCCCTTCAGACAACGACGAGCTCAGCCTTTCCCAGATAACGTTCCTCCTCAAGCTGCTGTAAACCAGGACCAAAACAATAATTTACAG CAGGGAGGgaatgcaggcagagcagaggaaccTGAGGCCCTTCCTGATGTGGGACAAGTTCTGCCAGAGCTGCCACAGGTCAACCCATCCCTTATGAGCACAGCGTGGCTCTTCTTCAAGACTTTCTTTGCTTCCCTCCTTCCAGAAGGGCCCAGGCTGACCCGCAACTGA
- the HERPUD1 gene encoding homocysteine-responsive endoplasmic reticulum-resident ubiquitin-like domain member 1 protein isoform X1 produces the protein MAEDLSLSLLVRSPARRHPDLRLRAAPAWSVRRLKAELRRRAPGAPAEEDQKLIYCGKLLLDHQLLREFLPGQEELHALHLVYNMRTPTDVPESSTEVKAAQPKHVTEASQEPAAASSGGGRLRCSPGGQAAAEADARPETPRHPFQAVPPGFSVYTTYSMLQMSWLQQIYARQYYMQYLASTAASADPSSTRRSSEIPVTPPAPLPDPFPAQNQPGDQNAAPQANVANQNLRMNAQGGPLMGEEEEGGNRDWLDWLYSATLFYVFVNIVYFYSSVSRFLLVMGGTVLMYLHHVGWFPFRQRRAQPFPDNVPPQAAVNQDQNNNLQQGGNAGRAEEPEALPDVGQVLPELPQVNPSLMSTAWLFFKTFFASLLPEGPRLTRN, from the exons ATGGCGGAGGATCTGAGTCTGTCGCTGTTGGTGCGCAGCCCCGCGCGGCGTCACCCCGACCTGCGGCTCCGCGCCGCGCCCGCCTGGAGCGTGCGGCGCCTGAAGGCCGAGCTGCGCCGCCGTGCCCCCGGGGCGCCG GCCGAGGAGGACCAGAAGTTGATTTACTGcgggaagctgctgctggaccATCAGCTCCTGCGCGAGTTCCTGCCCGGG caggaggagctgcacgCTCTGCACCTGGTCTACAACATGAGGACTCCCACAGATGTGCCCGAGAGCAGCACGGAG GTTAAAGCTGCTCAGCCGAAGCATGTGACAGAAGCTAGTCAAGaaccagctgctgcttcctccgGTGGTGGAAGGCTGAGGTGCTCTCCTGGTggtcaggcagcagcagaagctgatgCCAG GCCTGAAACACCTCGGCATCCTTTCCAAGCTGTGCCTCCAGGGTTTTCTGTGTACACAACCTACAGCATGCTTCAGATGTCCTGGCTTCAACAGATCTATGCAAGGCAATACTACATGCAATA CTTGGCTTCTACTGCTGCATCTGCTGACCCATCCTCCACACGGCGTTCTTCAGAGATCCCGGTgacacccccagctcctctccCAGACCCATTTCCTGCACAAAACCAACCTGGGGACCAAAATGCTGCTCCGCAAGCTAACGTGGCCAACCAGAACTTAAGGATGAATGCCCAGGGGGGTCCTCTCatgggggaagaggaggagggtggcAATCGAGACTGGCTGGACTGGCTCTACTCTGCAACGCTGTTCTATGTTTTTGTCAACATCGTCTATTTCTACTCCAGTGTCAGCAGATTCCTCCTGGTTATGGGTGGCACTGTTCTGATGTATCT GCACCATGTTGGATGGTTCCCCTTCAGACAACGACGAGCTCAGCCTTTCCCAGATAACGTTCCTCCTCAAGCTGCTGTAAACCAGGACCAAAACAATAATTTACAG CAGGGAGGgaatgcaggcagagcagaggaaccTGAGGCCCTTCCTGATGTGGGACAAGTTCTGCCAGAGCTGCCACAGGTCAACCCATCCCTTATGAGCACAGCGTGGCTCTTCTTCAAGACTTTCTTTGCTTCCCTCCTTCCAGAAGGGCCCAGGCTGACCCGCAACTGA
- the PARD6A gene encoding partitioning defective 6 homolog alpha isoform X2 produces the protein MAKHHRTPARSAEPVIEVKSKFDAEFRRFAMKRSSAGTFQDFYRLLQSVHQIPCVDVLLGYTDVHGDLLPINNDDNYHKALSSANPLLRVIIQKKESDAGVFASNSLQRKKKGLLRPAHYRAKPHLLIGMPQDFRQISSIIDVDILPETHRRVRLHKHGSDKPLGFYIRDGVSVRVAPQGVEKVPGIFISRLVKGGLAESTGLLAVSDEILEVNGIDVAGKSLDQVTDMMVANSHNLIITVKPANQRNNVIRSSKASGSSGVSTDSTPSQQTPSPASQYLSNYSTAESDEEGDLVIESDGAPHYGPAGCPNGGPADGPLPPSLSPHSSQGSLQSLGSHDGSPGRGSVREDGTLLTL, from the exons ATGGCCAAGCATCACCGCACGCCGGCGCGCTCCGCCGAGCCCGTCATCGAGGTCAAGAGCAAG ttTGACGCTGAGTTCCGTCGCTTTGCCATGAAGCGCTCCAGCGCCGGCACCTTCCAGGACTTTTACCGCCTGCTGCAGAGCGTGCATCAGATCCCCTGCGTGGATGTGCTGCTGGGCTACACCGACGTGCACGGCGACCTGCTGCCCATCAACAACGACGACAACTACCACAAGGCCCTGTCCTCCGCCAACCCCCTGCTCAGGGTCATCATCCAGAAAAAGG AGTCGGACGCCGGCGTCTTCGCCTCCAACTCattgcagaggaagaagaaggggCTGCTGCGCCCCGCGCACTACAGGGCCAAACCTCACCTCCTCATCGGCATGCCCCAGGACTTCCGCCAGATCTCCTCCATCATCGACGTGGACATCCTGCCCGAGACGCACCGCCGCGTGCGGCTCCACAAGCACGGCTCCGACAAGCCGCTGGGCTTCTACATCCGCGACGGCGTCAGCGTGCGCGTGGCCCCGCAGGGCGTCGAGAAGGTGCCGGGCATCTTCATCTCCCGCCTGGTGAAGGGCGGCCTGGCGGAGAGCACGGGGCTGCTGGCCGTGAGCGACGAGATCCTGGAGGTCAACGGCATCGACGTGGCTGGCAAGTCTCTGGACCAGGTGACGGACATGATGGTGGCCAACAGCCACAACCTCATCATCACCGTCAAGCCGGCCAACCAGCGCAACAACGTCATCCGCAGCAGCAAAGCCTCGGGCAGCTCAGGGGTGTCCACGGACAGCACCCCGAGCCAGCAGACCCCCAGCCCGGCCTCACAGTACCTCAGCAACTACAGCACAGCCGAGAGCGACGAGGAGGGCGACCTGGTCATCGAGAGCGACGGCGCGCCCCATTACGGCCCTGCGGGCTGCCCCAACGGGGGCCCTGCTGACGGACCCCTCCCGCCCAGCCTGTCCCCGCACAGCTCGCAGGGCTCTCTGcagtccctgggcagccacGACGGCAGCCCCGGCCGGGGCAGCGTGCGGGAGGACGGCACCCTGCTCACCCTATAG
- the HERPUD1 gene encoding homocysteine-responsive endoplasmic reticulum-resident ubiquitin-like domain member 1 protein — MAEDLSLSLLVRSPARRHPDLRLRAAPAWSVRRLKAELRRRAPGAPAEEDQKLIYCGKLLLDHQLLREFLPGQEELHALHLVYNMRTPTDVPESSTEVKAAQPKHVTEASQEPAAASSGGGRLRCSPGGQAAAEADARPETPRHPFQAVPPGFSVYTTYSMLQMSWLQQIYARQYYMQYLASTAASADPSSTRRSSEIPVTPPAPLPDPFPAQNQPGDQNAAPQANVANQNLRMNAQGGPLMGEEEEGGNRDWLDWLYSATLFYVFVNIVYFYSSVSRFLLVMGGTVLMYLHHVGWFPFRQRRAQPFPDNVPPQAAVNQDQNNNLQGGNAGRAEEPEALPDVGQVLPELPQVNPSLMSTAWLFFKTFFASLLPEGPRLTRN, encoded by the exons ATGGCGGAGGATCTGAGTCTGTCGCTGTTGGTGCGCAGCCCCGCGCGGCGTCACCCCGACCTGCGGCTCCGCGCCGCGCCCGCCTGGAGCGTGCGGCGCCTGAAGGCCGAGCTGCGCCGCCGTGCCCCCGGGGCGCCG GCCGAGGAGGACCAGAAGTTGATTTACTGcgggaagctgctgctggaccATCAGCTCCTGCGCGAGTTCCTGCCCGGG caggaggagctgcacgCTCTGCACCTGGTCTACAACATGAGGACTCCCACAGATGTGCCCGAGAGCAGCACGGAG GTTAAAGCTGCTCAGCCGAAGCATGTGACAGAAGCTAGTCAAGaaccagctgctgcttcctccgGTGGTGGAAGGCTGAGGTGCTCTCCTGGTggtcaggcagcagcagaagctgatgCCAG GCCTGAAACACCTCGGCATCCTTTCCAAGCTGTGCCTCCAGGGTTTTCTGTGTACACAACCTACAGCATGCTTCAGATGTCCTGGCTTCAACAGATCTATGCAAGGCAATACTACATGCAATA CTTGGCTTCTACTGCTGCATCTGCTGACCCATCCTCCACACGGCGTTCTTCAGAGATCCCGGTgacacccccagctcctctccCAGACCCATTTCCTGCACAAAACCAACCTGGGGACCAAAATGCTGCTCCGCAAGCTAACGTGGCCAACCAGAACTTAAGGATGAATGCCCAGGGGGGTCCTCTCatgggggaagaggaggagggtggcAATCGAGACTGGCTGGACTGGCTCTACTCTGCAACGCTGTTCTATGTTTTTGTCAACATCGTCTATTTCTACTCCAGTGTCAGCAGATTCCTCCTGGTTATGGGTGGCACTGTTCTGATGTATCT GCACCATGTTGGATGGTTCCCCTTCAGACAACGACGAGCTCAGCCTTTCCCAGATAACGTTCCTCCTCAAGCTGCTGTAAACCAGGACCAAAACAATAATTTACAG GGAGGgaatgcaggcagagcagaggaaccTGAGGCCCTTCCTGATGTGGGACAAGTTCTGCCAGAGCTGCCACAGGTCAACCCATCCCTTATGAGCACAGCGTGGCTCTTCTTCAAGACTTTCTTTGCTTCCCTCCTTCCAGAAGGGCCCAGGCTGACCCGCAACTGA
- the HERPUD1 gene encoding homocysteine-responsive endoplasmic reticulum-resident ubiquitin-like domain member 1 protein isoform X2 has protein sequence MAEDLSLSLLVRSPARRHPDLRLRAAPAWSVRRLKAELRRRAPGAPAEEDQKLIYCGKLLLDHQLLREFLPGEELHALHLVYNMRTPTDVPESSTEVKAAQPKHVTEASQEPAAASSGGGRLRCSPGGQAAAEADARPETPRHPFQAVPPGFSVYTTYSMLQMSWLQQIYARQYYMQYLASTAASADPSSTRRSSEIPVTPPAPLPDPFPAQNQPGDQNAAPQANVANQNLRMNAQGGPLMGEEEEGGNRDWLDWLYSATLFYVFVNIVYFYSSVSRFLLVMGGTVLMYLHHVGWFPFRQRRAQPFPDNVPPQAAVNQDQNNNLQGGNAGRAEEPEALPDVGQVLPELPQVNPSLMSTAWLFFKTFFASLLPEGPRLTRN, from the exons ATGGCGGAGGATCTGAGTCTGTCGCTGTTGGTGCGCAGCCCCGCGCGGCGTCACCCCGACCTGCGGCTCCGCGCCGCGCCCGCCTGGAGCGTGCGGCGCCTGAAGGCCGAGCTGCGCCGCCGTGCCCCCGGGGCGCCG GCCGAGGAGGACCAGAAGTTGATTTACTGcgggaagctgctgctggaccATCAGCTCCTGCGCGAGTTCCTGCCCGGG gaggagctgcacgCTCTGCACCTGGTCTACAACATGAGGACTCCCACAGATGTGCCCGAGAGCAGCACGGAG GTTAAAGCTGCTCAGCCGAAGCATGTGACAGAAGCTAGTCAAGaaccagctgctgcttcctccgGTGGTGGAAGGCTGAGGTGCTCTCCTGGTggtcaggcagcagcagaagctgatgCCAG GCCTGAAACACCTCGGCATCCTTTCCAAGCTGTGCCTCCAGGGTTTTCTGTGTACACAACCTACAGCATGCTTCAGATGTCCTGGCTTCAACAGATCTATGCAAGGCAATACTACATGCAATA CTTGGCTTCTACTGCTGCATCTGCTGACCCATCCTCCACACGGCGTTCTTCAGAGATCCCGGTgacacccccagctcctctccCAGACCCATTTCCTGCACAAAACCAACCTGGGGACCAAAATGCTGCTCCGCAAGCTAACGTGGCCAACCAGAACTTAAGGATGAATGCCCAGGGGGGTCCTCTCatgggggaagaggaggagggtggcAATCGAGACTGGCTGGACTGGCTCTACTCTGCAACGCTGTTCTATGTTTTTGTCAACATCGTCTATTTCTACTCCAGTGTCAGCAGATTCCTCCTGGTTATGGGTGGCACTGTTCTGATGTATCT GCACCATGTTGGATGGTTCCCCTTCAGACAACGACGAGCTCAGCCTTTCCCAGATAACGTTCCTCCTCAAGCTGCTGTAAACCAGGACCAAAACAATAATTTACAG GGAGGgaatgcaggcagagcagaggaaccTGAGGCCCTTCCTGATGTGGGACAAGTTCTGCCAGAGCTGCCACAGGTCAACCCATCCCTTATGAGCACAGCGTGGCTCTTCTTCAAGACTTTCTTTGCTTCCCTCCTTCCAGAAGGGCCCAGGCTGACCCGCAACTGA
- the ENKD1 gene encoding enkurin domain-containing protein 1 isoform X1, translated as MCEGPSKISGPIPPDPALFPNYYRRPFSARGRLEGSAQQLDLTSRPAGSAPSSPRALSSAHRPQPAPRIRPSGRGFLEKGQKGTLGLLLRLDGLSLGGGLPAKRKESKDHEKENVRRIKEIQKKCKERERAQERSQPKPVKALWKSQKYENVESKVKARLQESSPPPNPEALNFLRAYSRCGPGIRPGRAPSPSPSSRKAGADTEAPQALGAETKLQVEGSSIDFIKHNARNAKRAPLRRSHSLQALSELLGQKQREQEEYNAKQKGHVPQYLLERKEQWRRQMEEQLRSRPDPDTPPGHTMMPEGQRLEMLSNLKQSQEQLIKDLVMLPMRADTLSIQKRRVELERKLSQIEEALKIFSRPKVFIKLDS; from the exons AGACGCCCTTTCTCAG cTCGAGGGAGGCTGGAAGGCAGCGCTCAGCAGTTGGATTTGACCTCTCGCCCCGCGGGCTCGGCCCCCAGCTCGCCCCGTGCTCTGAGCAGTGCCCACCGGCCCCAGCCGGCCCCGCGCATCCGCCCCAGCGGAAGGGGCTTCTTGGAGAAGGGGCAGAAGGGGACGCTCGGCCTCCTGCTGCGGCTCGATGGGCTCTCTCTTGGTGGGGGTCTGCCGGCAAAGA ggaaggaGTCCAAGGACCATGAGAAGGAAAACGTCAGGCGAATAAAGGAGATTCAGAAGAAGtgcaaagagagggagagagccCAGGAGCGCAGCCAGCCCAAACCTGTGAAAGCTCTGTGGAAATCCCAGAAATACGAAAACGTGGAGTCAAAGGTGAAGGCCAGGCTGCAG GAGAGCTCCCCACCTCCAAACCCAGAGGCTCTGAACTTCCTGCGGGCGTACTCTCGCTGTGGCCCTGGGATCAGGCCGGGCAGAGCCCCCTCCCCAAGCCCCTCCAGCAGGAAAGCAGGGGCAGACACCGAGGCTCCGCAGGCGCTGGGTGCTGAAACCAAG TTGCAGGTGGAGGGCAGTAGCATTGACTTCATCAAGCACAACGCCCGCAATGCCAAGCGGGCCCCTCTGCGGCGCTCCCATTCGCTGCAGGCACTGTCGGAGCTGCTGGGGCAGAAGCAGCGTGAGCAGGAGGAGTACAACGCCAAGCAGAAGGGCCACGTCCCCCAGTA cctgctggagaggaaggagcagtgGCGCAGGCAGATGGAGGAGCAGCTGCGAAGCCGGCCGGATCCCGACACGCCGCCCGGCCACACCATGATGCCCGAGGGCCAGCGGCTGGAAATGCTCAGCAATCTGAAGCAGA GCCAGGAGCAGCTGATAAAGGACCTGGTGATGCTGCCGATGCGTGCAGACACCCTCAGCATTCAGAAGAGGCGGgtggagctggagaggaagcTCTCCCAGATAGAAGAGGCCCTCAAAATTTTCTCCAGGCCCAAAGTCTTCATCAAGCTGGACTCCTGA
- the ENKD1 gene encoding enkurin domain-containing protein 1 isoform X2 — protein MCEGPSKISGPIPPDPALFPNYYRRPFSARGRLEGSAQQLDLTSRPAGSAPSSPRALSSAHRPQPAPRIRPSGRGFLEKGQKGTLGLLLRLDGLSLGGGLPAKRKESKDHEKENVRRIKEIQKKCKERERAQERSQPKPVKALWKSQKYENVESKVKARLQESSPPPNPEALNFLRAYSRCGPGIRPGRAPSPSPSSRKAGADTEAPQALGAETKPAGEEGAVAQADGGAAAKPAGSRHAARPHHDARGPAAGNAQQSEAEPGAADKGPGDAADACRHPQHSEEAGGAGEEALPDRRGPQNFLQAQSLHQAGLLSPWGCEQHCSA, from the exons AGACGCCCTTTCTCAG cTCGAGGGAGGCTGGAAGGCAGCGCTCAGCAGTTGGATTTGACCTCTCGCCCCGCGGGCTCGGCCCCCAGCTCGCCCCGTGCTCTGAGCAGTGCCCACCGGCCCCAGCCGGCCCCGCGCATCCGCCCCAGCGGAAGGGGCTTCTTGGAGAAGGGGCAGAAGGGGACGCTCGGCCTCCTGCTGCGGCTCGATGGGCTCTCTCTTGGTGGGGGTCTGCCGGCAAAGA ggaaggaGTCCAAGGACCATGAGAAGGAAAACGTCAGGCGAATAAAGGAGATTCAGAAGAAGtgcaaagagagggagagagccCAGGAGCGCAGCCAGCCCAAACCTGTGAAAGCTCTGTGGAAATCCCAGAAATACGAAAACGTGGAGTCAAAGGTGAAGGCCAGGCTGCAG GAGAGCTCCCCACCTCCAAACCCAGAGGCTCTGAACTTCCTGCGGGCGTACTCTCGCTGTGGCCCTGGGATCAGGCCGGGCAGAGCCCCCTCCCCAAGCCCCTCCAGCAGGAAAGCAGGGGCAGACACCGAGGCTCCGCAGGCGCTGGGTGCTGAAACCAAG cctgctggagaggaaggagcagtgGCGCAGGCAGATGGAGGAGCAGCTGCGAAGCCGGCCGGATCCCGACACGCCGCCCGGCCACACCATGATGCCCGAGGGCCAGCGGCTGGAAATGCTCAGCAATCTGAAGCAGA GCCAGGAGCAGCTGATAAAGGACCTGGTGATGCTGCCGATGCGTGCAGACACCCTCAGCATTCAGAAGAGGCGGgtggagctggagaggaagcTCTCCCAGATAGAAGAGGCCCTCAAAATTTTCTCCAGGCCCAAAGTCTTCATCAAGCTGGACTCCTGAGCCCGTGGGGCTGcgagcagcactgctctgcctga
- the PARD6A gene encoding partitioning defective 6 homolog alpha isoform X1, which produces MAKHHRTPARSAEPVIEVKSKFDAEFRRFAMKRSSAGTFQDFYRLLQSVHQIPCVDVLLGYTDVHGDLLPINNDDNYHKALSSANPLLRVIIQKKAESDAGVFASNSLQRKKKGLLRPAHYRAKPHLLIGMPQDFRQISSIIDVDILPETHRRVRLHKHGSDKPLGFYIRDGVSVRVAPQGVEKVPGIFISRLVKGGLAESTGLLAVSDEILEVNGIDVAGKSLDQVTDMMVANSHNLIITVKPANQRNNVIRSSKASGSSGVSTDSTPSQQTPSPASQYLSNYSTAESDEEGDLVIESDGAPHYGPAGCPNGGPADGPLPPSLSPHSSQGSLQSLGSHDGSPGRGSVREDGTLLTL; this is translated from the exons ATGGCCAAGCATCACCGCACGCCGGCGCGCTCCGCCGAGCCCGTCATCGAGGTCAAGAGCAAG ttTGACGCTGAGTTCCGTCGCTTTGCCATGAAGCGCTCCAGCGCCGGCACCTTCCAGGACTTTTACCGCCTGCTGCAGAGCGTGCATCAGATCCCCTGCGTGGATGTGCTGCTGGGCTACACCGACGTGCACGGCGACCTGCTGCCCATCAACAACGACGACAACTACCACAAGGCCCTGTCCTCCGCCAACCCCCTGCTCAGGGTCATCATCCAGAAAAAGG CAGAGTCGGACGCCGGCGTCTTCGCCTCCAACTCattgcagaggaagaagaaggggCTGCTGCGCCCCGCGCACTACAGGGCCAAACCTCACCTCCTCATCGGCATGCCCCAGGACTTCCGCCAGATCTCCTCCATCATCGACGTGGACATCCTGCCCGAGACGCACCGCCGCGTGCGGCTCCACAAGCACGGCTCCGACAAGCCGCTGGGCTTCTACATCCGCGACGGCGTCAGCGTGCGCGTGGCCCCGCAGGGCGTCGAGAAGGTGCCGGGCATCTTCATCTCCCGCCTGGTGAAGGGCGGCCTGGCGGAGAGCACGGGGCTGCTGGCCGTGAGCGACGAGATCCTGGAGGTCAACGGCATCGACGTGGCTGGCAAGTCTCTGGACCAGGTGACGGACATGATGGTGGCCAACAGCCACAACCTCATCATCACCGTCAAGCCGGCCAACCAGCGCAACAACGTCATCCGCAGCAGCAAAGCCTCGGGCAGCTCAGGGGTGTCCACGGACAGCACCCCGAGCCAGCAGACCCCCAGCCCGGCCTCACAGTACCTCAGCAACTACAGCACAGCCGAGAGCGACGAGGAGGGCGACCTGGTCATCGAGAGCGACGGCGCGCCCCATTACGGCCCTGCGGGCTGCCCCAACGGGGGCCCTGCTGACGGACCCCTCCCGCCCAGCCTGTCCCCGCACAGCTCGCAGGGCTCTCTGcagtccctgggcagccacGACGGCAGCCCCGGCCGGGGCAGCGTGCGGGAGGACGGCACCCTGCTCACCCTATAG